A single genomic interval of Agromyces cerinus harbors:
- a CDS encoding 6-phospho-beta-glucosidase codes for MKLAIIGGGGFRVPQVFEAVSADHAPVRIDELSLYDVSESRLQTIGAILTSLAREKRHVPTITLTTDLEEALRGADFVFSAVRIGGTRGRILDEKTALDLGVLGQETVGPGGLAYALRTVPFMTRLAETIRDVAPDAWVINFTNPAGIVTEAMQRVLGDRVVGICDTPIGLIRRAATAVSGTADRVDFDYVGLNHLGWLRSMTFGGEDLLPKLLESDQSLEAIEEARLMGFDWVRALGALPNEYLYYYYFTREATERIRSAPSTRGEFLDRQQSAFYAAPGDDPLATWMRARHERESSYMAESRPDDEERLESDVDGGGYHEVALDLMAALATGRSSTMILNVRNNSLVPQLPEDAVVEVGCVVDGDGVHPWPIAPVSGEMLGLITQVKSAERLIISAVHEESREQAWRAFAAHPLVDSVGVARSLLDRYRENFPEIGALLR; via the coding sequence GTGAAGCTCGCCATCATCGGGGGCGGCGGTTTCCGCGTCCCGCAGGTCTTCGAAGCCGTCTCGGCCGACCACGCACCCGTGCGCATCGACGAGCTGAGCCTCTACGACGTCTCCGAGTCACGGTTGCAGACGATCGGTGCGATCCTCACGAGCCTCGCCCGCGAGAAGCGCCACGTGCCGACCATCACGCTGACCACCGACCTCGAAGAGGCGCTCCGCGGCGCCGACTTCGTCTTCAGCGCAGTGCGCATCGGCGGCACGCGCGGCCGCATCCTCGACGAGAAGACGGCGCTCGACCTCGGCGTGCTCGGCCAGGAGACGGTCGGCCCCGGCGGCCTCGCCTACGCGCTCCGCACGGTGCCGTTCATGACCCGGCTCGCCGAGACGATCCGCGATGTCGCGCCCGACGCCTGGGTGATCAACTTCACGAACCCCGCCGGCATCGTCACCGAGGCGATGCAGCGCGTGCTGGGCGACCGCGTGGTCGGCATCTGCGACACCCCCATCGGGCTCATCCGTCGCGCAGCCACCGCCGTGAGCGGCACCGCCGACCGCGTCGACTTCGACTACGTGGGCCTGAACCACCTCGGGTGGCTCCGCTCGATGACCTTCGGCGGCGAAGACCTGCTGCCGAAGCTGCTCGAGTCCGATCAGTCGCTCGAGGCCATCGAAGAGGCCCGCCTGATGGGCTTCGACTGGGTGCGGGCGCTCGGCGCCCTGCCGAACGAGTACCTCTACTACTACTACTTCACGCGCGAGGCGACCGAACGCATCCGCTCGGCGCCGTCGACGCGCGGCGAGTTCCTCGACCGCCAGCAGTCGGCGTTCTACGCCGCCCCGGGCGACGACCCGCTCGCGACGTGGATGCGCGCCCGCCACGAGCGCGAGTCGAGCTACATGGCCGAGAGCCGGCCCGACGACGAGGAGCGCCTCGAGTCGGATGTCGACGGCGGCGGGTACCACGAGGTCGCACTCGACCTCATGGCCGCGCTCGCCACCGGCCGGTCGTCGACGATGATCCTGAACGTGCGCAACAACTCGCTCGTGCCGCAACTGCCCGAAGACGCGGTCGTCGAGGTGGGCTGCGTCGTCGACGGCGACGGCGTGCACCCCTGGCCCATCGCCCCCGTCTCGGGCGAGATGCTCGGCCTGATCACGCAGGTGAAGTCCGCCGAGCGGCTCATCATCAGCGCCGTGCACGAGGAGTCCCGCGAGCAGGCCTGGCGCGCGTTCGCGGCGCATCCGCTCGTCGACTCGGTCGGCGTCGCACGCTCGCTGCTCGACCGGTACCGCGAGAACTTCCCCGAGATCGGCGCCCTGCTGCGCTGA
- a CDS encoding amidase yields MDLYRLTATEASELFRKRELSPVELLESVIARTEATEPAINAVTEQWLDEARAAALVSEARFAGGEQVRALEGIPLMLKDEQPVAGRLLEDGCLLEQGNIADVTHPIVDRIQDAGAVIHGRTKTPEYCCSPVTHSKLWGITRNPWNPDYTPGGSSGGSGAVLAAGSTMLATGSDIGGSIRIPASFCGVVGYKPPFGRVPGMAPFNSDTYCADGPMGRSVADVAMLQNVLSGPWVGDAASLREVAAVSGAVGSLRGVRIALCINLGGYEVDPAVEANTRAVAAALTFAGATVDEVVLPWTPEQVQQTAWPHFGAVMGPFIESIVEGDPDRAAQLMPYTRAFAAKAAAGGDYVEGLVAESAFYLPFAEIMTEYDVMICPTVASTGLAADEPATDSDTVFSQLMTLPFNVIGRVPVLAVPSGIAPNGVPTGVQIVGRTYDDASVFRVGAALEQELALWTDPAWWPALQG; encoded by the coding sequence ATGGATCTGTATCGGCTCACCGCCACCGAGGCATCCGAGCTGTTCCGAAAGCGGGAGCTCTCCCCGGTCGAGCTGCTCGAATCGGTGATCGCCCGCACCGAGGCGACCGAGCCCGCGATCAACGCCGTGACCGAGCAGTGGCTCGACGAGGCGCGGGCCGCCGCGCTCGTTTCCGAGGCGCGTTTCGCGGGCGGCGAGCAGGTGCGCGCACTCGAGGGCATCCCGCTGATGCTGAAAGACGAGCAGCCCGTCGCCGGGCGCCTCCTCGAAGACGGCTGCCTGCTCGAACAGGGCAACATCGCCGACGTCACGCACCCGATCGTGGATCGCATCCAAGACGCCGGCGCCGTCATCCACGGCCGCACGAAGACCCCCGAGTACTGCTGCTCGCCCGTGACCCACTCGAAGCTGTGGGGCATCACCCGCAACCCGTGGAACCCCGACTACACGCCTGGCGGTTCGTCGGGCGGCTCGGGCGCGGTGCTCGCCGCCGGCTCGACGATGCTCGCCACCGGCTCCGACATCGGCGGGTCCATCCGCATTCCCGCGTCGTTCTGCGGCGTCGTCGGATACAAGCCGCCGTTCGGCCGCGTGCCGGGCATGGCGCCGTTCAACTCCGACACGTACTGCGCCGACGGCCCGATGGGGCGCAGCGTCGCCGACGTCGCCATGCTGCAGAACGTGCTCTCGGGCCCGTGGGTCGGCGACGCGGCATCACTGCGCGAGGTGGCGGCGGTCTCGGGCGCGGTCGGCTCGCTCCGCGGCGTCCGCATCGCCCTGTGCATCAACCTCGGCGGCTACGAGGTCGACCCCGCGGTCGAGGCCAACACCCGCGCCGTCGCCGCGGCGCTGACCTTCGCCGGCGCCACCGTCGACGAGGTCGTGCTGCCGTGGACCCCCGAGCAGGTGCAGCAGACGGCGTGGCCGCACTTCGGCGCCGTCATGGGGCCGTTCATCGAGAGCATCGTCGAGGGCGACCCCGATCGCGCCGCGCAGCTCATGCCGTACACGCGCGCTTTCGCGGCGAAGGCCGCCGCGGGCGGCGACTACGTCGAGGGACTCGTCGCGGAGTCGGCCTTCTACCTGCCGTTCGCCGAGATCATGACCGAGTACGACGTGATGATCTGCCCGACGGTCGCGAGCACGGGCCTCGCCGCCGACGAGCCCGCGACCGACAGCGACACGGTCTTCTCGCAGCTCATGACCCTGCCGTTCAACGTCATCGGCCGGGTGCCGGTGCTCGCCGTGCCGTCGGGCATCGCCCCGAACGGCGTGCCGACGGGTGTGCAGATCGTCGGCCGAACGTACGACGACGCCAGCGTCTTCCGCGTGGGCGCCGCGCTCGAGCAGGAGCTCGCGCTCTGGACCGACCCGGCCTGGTGGCCGGCGCTGCAGGGCTAG
- a CDS encoding TetR/AcrR family transcriptional regulator has protein sequence MAPRQEVEEIRQNLTRRDLSSAAITLIERDGLGALTMRRLAAELDCAPMSLYTHVRNRDDLIDAIVDELIERLDLREPRGEGWQQIVFQTLSAYRDLAVQLPNSFELLALAPYDTSPVAPHLARFVAGLEAAGLTTEQAQQILGIADAYASGFLVVWARSRARSDADEQSSVTDGITGLRDLGMFDQGLDALLAGLDATLVRGITPGE, from the coding sequence ATGGCTCCACGTCAAGAGGTTGAGGAGATTCGACAGAATCTGACCCGACGCGACCTCAGCTCGGCCGCGATCACGCTGATCGAACGCGACGGGCTCGGCGCGTTGACGATGCGGCGACTCGCCGCCGAACTCGACTGCGCTCCGATGAGCCTCTACACGCACGTGCGCAATCGCGACGACCTGATCGACGCGATCGTCGACGAGCTGATCGAACGCCTCGACCTGCGCGAGCCGCGCGGCGAGGGCTGGCAGCAGATCGTGTTCCAGACCCTCTCGGCCTACCGCGACCTGGCCGTGCAGTTGCCGAACTCGTTCGAACTGCTCGCGCTGGCGCCGTACGACACCTCGCCGGTCGCACCGCACCTGGCCCGGTTCGTGGCGGGTCTCGAGGCCGCCGGCCTCACCACCGAGCAGGCGCAGCAGATCCTCGGCATCGCCGACGCCTACGCCTCGGGGTTCCTCGTCGTGTGGGCGCGCAGCCGAGCTCGCAGTGACGCAGACGAGCAGTCCTCCGTGACCGACGGCATCACGGGCCTCCGCGACCTCGGCATGTTCGACCAGGGCCTCGACGCGCTGCTCGCCGGCCTCGACGCGACGCTCGTGCGCGGCATCACG